TTATATTTATTTTTCCGCGGTGGTGACTTGTATAAACCAAATCGAAAATAAAAACAGCAATAAACAATGCAGCAAATATTAACCAGAAAAGAATATGAATTTCCATTTTATCCTAAAATTATAAGGTCAAAGATAGAGAAATTTGAAGTAACGAGAAATGAAAAATGGAGATTGTAGAAATGTGTAAATGTAAAACGAAAAATGAAAGACGAAGAAACGCAAAAAAGTTGAAACTTTGAAATGTTAAGACTTAAAAAACGATTAAAAAATAAATACGAATCATTTCGATTCCGATGTTTTTATCGAAAAAGAAATTTCGTAGAAAAAGTAATGAAAAAAATCTATTATGCAGAGAAAAAATTTTAAAAATTGTAATAGATTAATTTTAAGGTATTATAAAGATGCGATCTTTTAATAAGATCGCATCTTTTGTATTTTTTTGTTTTACGTTTCTCGTTTTTCGTCTCAACGTTTATACGTCTGTACGCTTTTATCCCAAAAAGAACGAAAGTAAAATACCTGCTGCAACTGCTGATCCAATTACTCCCGCAACATTTGGAGCCATTGCGTGCATAAGCAAATGATTTTTTGAATCGTATTGTAAGCCAACAACTTGAGAAACCCTTGCACTATCCGGAACAGCTGAAACTCCGGCATTTCCAATTAATGGATTTATTTTATTTTCTTCCTTTAGAAATAAATTCATGATCTTTACAAACATTACTCCACCGGTTGTTGCAATTACAAAAGAAAGCGCTCCTAATCCAAAAATACCAATTGATTTTGCAGTTAAAAAAGTTGTTGCTTGAGTTGAAGCGCCAACCGTCAATCCAATAAGAATAGTAACAATATCTATTAATGAACCTTTTGCAGTATCTGCCAATCTTTTTGTAACTCCGCTTTCTTTCAAAATATTACCAAAAAATAACATTCCCAAAAGGGGCAATGCAGAAGGAGTGATAAAACATGTTAAGAGTAATCCGACAATTGGGAATAGTATTTTCTCCAATTTAGAAACTTGGCGCGGAGGTTTCATTCTTATTTGTCGTTCTTTATCGGTTGTAAGCAATTTCATAATCGGCGGCTGAATTACCGGAACAAGTGCCATATAAGAATATGCGGAAACTGCAATTGCGCCAACTAATTCCGGAGCTAATTTAGATGATAAGAAAATTGCAGTTGGACCATCTGCTCCGCCAATAATTGCAATTGCTGCAGCATGTTGAGGGAGATATCCCAGAGCTAAAGATAATGTGTAAGCTCCAAAAATCCCTAATTGGGCAGCAGCGCCAATTAATATTAATTTTGGATTTGAAAGCAAAGTAGAAAAATCCGTCATCGCACCAATTCCCAAAAATATTAAAGGGGGATAAACTCCTTGAGTTACACCAAAATATAAATAATTAAGAACGCTTCCTTTTTCATAAATTCCTAATTGCAAATTAGCGCCTTCTAAAAAAGGAATATTTCCAATTAAAATTCCAAATCCGATCGGTACTAATAGAAGCGGTTCATAATCTTTTACAATTGCTAAATAAAGAAAAATTAAAGCAATAATTAACATTATAACATGACCAAGTGTAAAATTTGCAAATGCAGTGTACCGCATAAATTGATCAAAACCGTGAGCTACAAATTCAATAAATTGCTGCATTTTTAACCTCCAATCTCAACAAGAACATCGCCTTCCATAACAGAATCACCTTGTCTCACATTAATTTTAACAACTTTTCCTTCTTTATCTGCATTAACACTATTTTCCATTTTCATAGCTTCAAGTGTTATTAACTTATCGCCGATTTTTACAGAATCTCCTTCTCTTACATGAACATTTAAAATAACTCCAGGAAGAGGAGATTTTATATGTCCCGCACCTTTTGCTGCAGTTGGTTTTGCGGTTCTTTGTTCAGATATTGCAATATCCGTAGATGGTGCAACAACTGATCTAACTAATTTTGGAGTTTTTGTTGTTTGAATTTGTTTGTTAACTTGCACTTGGTATGATGTTCCGTTCACTTCAACTTCGGCAATATTATCTTCAATATTAACAATTTCAACGTCGTAATCACTTCCATTTATTGTAAATTTAAACTTTTTCATTTCATTTTCCTCATCTTGGATTTTGTCTTAAACCATAAATTTTTGAACTCCACGGCGAATATGTTCTTGCAACTTTATTAATTGTAAGAACCGTATTTTCTTTATCGTGCAATTCACTCATGTATAAATGCAAAGCCATTGCAATTGCCGCACTTACGTTTCCGCTTAAATCTTCTTCACTTTCTTTAACCTTTATGTCTTTACCTTCAACTTTTCTTGATTTCTTTATTTTGAATGCAAGAACTTTTGAAATATTGAAAAAAAGTATGTAGAGAAGTAAAAGCGAAACAAAAACTACAGCCATTCCAACGAAAGTCATTCCCACGCCCCAAGGATCAATTTGATTGAACTTATCAGCGTTTTCATGAATTTTAGCATTCGAAACGGAATCAAGTTTTGCAGCGGTTGCTTGTAAAATTAAACCTAAATTCATTTCATACCTCACAATGGAATATTGGAATGTTTTTTAGGCGGATTTACATCTTTCTTTGTTGATAAAGATTGAAGTGCGCGAATAACTCTGAATCGAGTATTTCGTGGTTCTATAATATCATCAATATAACCATATTTTGCAGCTGCATAAGGAGTTGCGAATTTTTGTTTGTATTCATTTTCTTTTTGAGTGATGAAAGCATTTCTTTCTTCTGGATTTTCGATTGCGGCAATTTCTTTATTATTCAAAACTTCAATTGCACCGCGCGGACCCATCACTGCAATTTCTGCTGAAGGCCAGGCGTAATTTATATCGCCGCGTAAATGTTTTGATCCCATAACATCATAAGCGCCGCCGTATGCTTTTCTTAAAATAATTGTAATTTTCGGAACAGTAGCTTCGCCATAAGCAAATAATAATTTTGCACCGTGAAGAATAATTCCACCATATTCTTGTGCTGTTCCGGGTAAAAATCCAGGAACATCAACCAATGTTAAAATTGGAATATTGAAAGCATCGCAGAAACGTACAAATCTTGCAGCTTTTCTTGATGAATTTATATCTAAAACTCCGGCTAAATAATTCGGTTGATTAGCAACAATTCCCACAGAAATTCCGTTAAATCTTGCGAAACCGGTAATTATATTTGGGGCATAATGTCTTTGGATTTCTAAAAATTCATGATTATCAGCAATTGCATGAATTACATTTTTTACATCGTAAGGTTTGTTTGGGCTATCCGGAATAATTTCATTTAAAGTATCTTCCAATCTGTCAATCGGATCATCACATGCAACTAACGGCGGATCTTCCAAATTATTTTGTGGAAGATAGCTTAATAATTTTCTAATTAGTAAAATTCCTTCTTCTTCGGAATCTGCAACAAAATGAGTTACACCAGATTTTGTTCCGTGAACCATTGCACCTCCGAGTTCTTCATCGGTAACAACTTCGCCGGTTACAGTTTTTACAACTTTTGGACCGGTAACAAACATGTAGCTTGTATTTTTACTCATAATTGTAAAATCTGTTAAAGCCGGCGAATAAACTGCGCCGCCAGCACATGGACCAAATATTGCGGAAATTTGCGGAACAACACCGGAAGCTAAAATATTTTTTTGGAAAATATCTGCATATCCACCTAAACTTTTTACACCTTCTTGAATTCTCGCACCACCGCTATCGTTAATACCAATTACGGGTGCGCCAACTTTCATTGCTTTATCCATAACTTTGCAGATTTTTTGTGCATACATTTCTGAAAGTGATCCGCCGAAAATTGTAAAATCTTGTGAAAAAACGTAAACCAATCTTCCGTCAATTGTTCCGTAACCGGTAACAACTCCATCGGATAAATATGTTTGTTTATCTAAACCAAAATCTACAGTTCTATGTGAAACGAACATATCAAATTCTTCAAAAGAACCGTCATCCAATAACATTTCAATTCTTTCACGTGCGGTAAATTTTCCTTTTTGATGCTGGGCTTCAATTCTTTTTTCACCGCCGCCCAAACGCGCTTTTTGTCGCATATCCATCAATTCTTTAATCTTATCTTGTAACGACATTATTTCTCCTAAAAAAAACTAATTTATTTAAATTGTTAATTTATCTGAACAAAGTTCTGTTAAAACTCCACCGGTTGATTTCGGATGAAGAAAAGCAATATTTAAATTTTCTGCACCTTTACGCGGATTTGCATCTATTAATTTTACATCTTTTTGCTGAAGTTCATTTAGAGATTCATGCAAATTTTCAACATGAAACGCAATGTGATGAATTCCTTCCCCTTTTTTCTCAATAAATTTTCCAATTGGTCCATCTGGTGAAGTAGATTCCAAAAGTTCAATTTTTGTTTCACCAACTTTGAAAAATGCAGTTTTTACTTTTTGATCAGCAACTTCTTCAATTGCATAACATTTTAATCCAAGTTTTTCCTCATAAAATTTTATAGATTCTTCCAAATTATTAACTGCAATTCCCAAATGTTCTATTCGATTTATATTCATTTTTTTCCTTTATTTAAAATTCAAGAAAGTTTAGTTACAATTAACGTGCCTATAAGCAAAAAAGTATAAATATCAATTTATTATTCATAATTTGTAATTTATTTTAGTTTTGTAAACTATTTAAACAAATTAAATAGAATTTATTCTCAAATATTGGAAGTTCATTTTCTCTCATTTGAAACAATAAAAATAAGTAACCTAAAAAACATCTTGACAAAAATTAGAATTAAGCATATTTTTGGCACTCTAAAATTTATTCCGCGATAGCTCAATGGTAGAGCATTCGGCTGTTAACCGAAGGGTTGTAGGTTCGAGCCCTACTCGCGGAGCAAAACCCAAGAATAAAATTCTTGGGTTTTTTATTTTATGAATAAAGTATACGTTATATATTCATTAAAATTCAATAAAATTTATATTGGTCAAACAGAAGATTTAGAAAGAAGATTGTTTGAGCACAATAATAAATTACTTTCCGCATATACAAAAAAGTACACTCCTTGGGAAATTATTTATGTTGAAGAATTTCCCACAAGAAATGAAGCAATAATAAGAGAGAAACAATTAAAGTCTCAAAAAGGAAGAGAATTTATTTGGAAATTAATAAATGCTGACGGGTTGTAGGTTCGATCCGTCAGCTGACGGACTACTCGCGGAGCAAAGCCCAAGAATAAAATTCTTGGGCTTTTTATTTTAGGAATAAAGTCAACGTTTTAAATTCAACAAAATTCAATAAAATTTATATTGGTCAAATAGAAGATTTAGAATTGAATTTTTGAATGCAACAATTCTTTTTTATTCAATAAACAGCCAAAATTCTTAAATAACTTTTAATTTTATTTGAAATTTGTGCAAAAATGTGCATAAAAACTTAAAAATATAAGTAAGAAAAATTTTGACTCTTTGTATTAAATTAATAAATAATTATCTTCAGTTAACCTTTTTGATTTATATCTGAGAAAAATATTATGAAAGAAAATAAGATAAAACATACATTTCATATTCCAGTAATGGGAACCGGATTTACAATTGATACTCCATTTAAAGTTGCTAAATATGGTATTTCTTCGGTGGTTTCTTTAGTGGATGATATTCTTGTTGAAAATATGCGCGAGTATTATTCAAAAAAGTTTAATCTGCCATTTGAATCAATCACAAATAAAATTGAAGATTTTAGAGCAAAACGATTTACTGAATATTTAAATCTTTTGGATAATCTTGTAAAGGAAAAATTTGAGGAATTAAAATCTTCCTATCATAAAAATATTGATGAAATTCATAAATATTTTGAAATGCTTCCTGATGCAGCACATCTTAAAGAAGATTTTAACAAAATTCTAAATGAGAATTTTAAGAAAGTTCAAAGCTGGCTTGATGAACATTTACATCTTGGATCAATTGATGTAAACATTATGACAAAGCTTGATAAAGAAAATTATTTTAATGAAGAAAAACTTCCTTCCGAATTTAATGATGCACATGCTGCCTTAAGAGGTTTTGCAAATAGTAAATTAGAATCATCTTTAGTATTGTCTGCCGGATTGAATCCGCGTCTTTATTCGTATATTGAAAAATTTGAAGATTTCTTCCCAGATGAAAATGGAAAAATAAAAAAGAAAATTGTAATCAAAGTTAGTGATTATCGCTCGGCTTTAATACAAGGAAAATTTCTTGCAAAAAAAGGAATTTGGGTTTCTGAATATAGAATTGAATCTGGATTAAATTGTGGCGGACACGCATTCGCTACAGATGGATATTTGCTAGGACCAATTCTCGAAGAATTCAAACTAAAACGAAAGGAACTTCTTTCAATAGTATATGAAATATTTTCGGATGCGTTAAAACAAAAAGGAAAACAAATTCCCAATCAACCATTGAATATTTTAGTTACTGCGCAAGGCGGAGTTGGAACTAACGAAGAACAAAAATTTTTATTAGAACATTATAATATTGATTCTGTTGGCTGGGGAACTCCATTTTTACTTGTTCCGGAAGCAACCAATGTAGATCCTAAAACTTTAGCATTATTAAGTAATGCAAAAGAAGATGATTTATATTTAAGCGGAATTTCGCCGCTTGGTGTTCCGTTTAATGCCGTTAAAGGAAATACACAAGAAATTGATAAAATTGAAAAAGATAAAAAAGGAACTCCGGGAAGTGCATGTCCCAAAAAGTTTTTAACATTTAATACGGAATTTACAGATCAAGTTATTTGTACGGCTTCACGTCAATATCAAAATTTAAAATTAAAAGAGCTTGAAACAAAAAATCTTAGTGGATTTGAATATTCAGAAGCTAGAAA
The nucleotide sequence above comes from Ignavibacteriota bacterium. Encoded proteins:
- a CDS encoding GIY-YIG nuclease family protein is translated as MNKVYVIYSLKFNKIYIGQTEDLERRLFEHNNKLLSAYTKKYTPWEIIYVEEFPTRNEAIIREKQLKSQKGREFIWKLINADGL
- the mce gene encoding methylmalonyl-CoA epimerase, which gives rise to MNINRIEHLGIAVNNLEESIKFYEEKLGLKCYAIEEVADQKVKTAFFKVGETKIELLESTSPDGPIGKFIEKKGEGIHHIAFHVENLHESLNELQQKDVKLIDANPRKGAENLNIAFLHPKSTGGVLTELCSDKLTI
- a CDS encoding acyl-CoA carboxylase subunit beta: MSLQDKIKELMDMRQKARLGGGEKRIEAQHQKGKFTARERIEMLLDDGSFEEFDMFVSHRTVDFGLDKQTYLSDGVVTGYGTIDGRLVYVFSQDFTIFGGSLSEMYAQKICKVMDKAMKVGAPVIGINDSGGARIQEGVKSLGGYADIFQKNILASGVVPQISAIFGPCAGGAVYSPALTDFTIMSKNTSYMFVTGPKVVKTVTGEVVTDEELGGAMVHGTKSGVTHFVADSEEEGILLIRKLLSYLPQNNLEDPPLVACDDPIDRLEDTLNEIIPDSPNKPYDVKNVIHAIADNHEFLEIQRHYAPNIITGFARFNGISVGIVANQPNYLAGVLDINSSRKAARFVRFCDAFNIPILTLVDVPGFLPGTAQEYGGIILHGAKLLFAYGEATVPKITIILRKAYGGAYDVMGSKHLRGDINYAWPSAEIAVMGPRGAIEVLNNKEIAAIENPEERNAFITQKENEYKQKFATPYAAAKYGYIDDIIEPRNTRFRVIRALQSLSTKKDVNPPKKHSNIPL
- a CDS encoding OadG family protein, encoding MNLGLILQATAAKLDSVSNAKIHENADKFNQIDPWGVGMTFVGMAVVFVSLLLLYILFFNISKVLAFKIKKSRKVEGKDIKVKESEEDLSGNVSAAIAMALHLYMSELHDKENTVLTINKVARTYSPWSSKIYGLRQNPR
- a CDS encoding sodium ion-translocating decarboxylase subunit beta: MQQFIEFVAHGFDQFMRYTAFANFTLGHVIMLIIALIFLYLAIVKDYEPLLLVPIGFGILIGNIPFLEGANLQLGIYEKGSVLNYLYFGVTQGVYPPLIFLGIGAMTDFSTLLSNPKLILIGAAAQLGIFGAYTLSLALGYLPQHAAAIAIIGGADGPTAIFLSSKLAPELVGAIAVSAYSYMALVPVIQPPIMKLLTTDKERQIRMKPPRQVSKLEKILFPIVGLLLTCFITPSALPLLGMLFFGNILKESGVTKRLADTAKGSLIDIVTILIGLTVGASTQATTFLTAKSIGIFGLGALSFVIATTGGVMFVKIMNLFLKEENKINPLIGNAGVSAVPDSARVSQVVGLQYDSKNHLLMHAMAPNVAGVIGSAVAAGILLSFFLG
- a CDS encoding biotin/lipoyl-binding protein; translation: MKKFKFTINGSDYDVEIVNIEDNIAEVEVNGTSYQVQVNKQIQTTKTPKLVRSVVAPSTDIAISEQRTAKPTAAKGAGHIKSPLPGVILNVHVREGDSVKIGDKLITLEAMKMENSVNADKEGKVVKINVRQGDSVMEGDVLVEIGG